The following are encoded together in the Novipirellula galeiformis genome:
- a CDS encoding four helix bundle protein produces MSKSVFDRDRLDVYCFSIVYVASSFKLASDFSGPHRHARDQWLRAAQSVPLNIAEGNRKRRFNDRSRCLDLVRGSALECAAIQDVLAANRRGRHRRLWYCRDNVEANRLDVDSLDRSFRINPRVVNDLRCTRRARVPRC; encoded by the coding sequence ATGTCCAAATCCGTTTTCGACCGCGATCGACTCGACGTCTATTGCTTCTCGATCGTTTACGTCGCTTCCTCGTTCAAACTCGCCTCAGACTTTAGCGGGCCTCATCGACACGCACGTGACCAGTGGCTTCGCGCGGCGCAGTCGGTTCCATTGAACATCGCAGAGGGAAACAGAAAACGCAGATTCAATGATCGGAGTCGATGCTTGGACCTCGTACGGGGATCGGCGTTAGAATGTGCTGCGATTCAGGACGTCCTTGCCGCAAACCGACGGGGTAGACACCGAAGATTGTGGTACTGTCGAGACAATGTTGAAGCGAACCGTCTCGATGTTGACTCGCTTGATCGCTCGTTCCGAATCAATCCGCGAGTCGTCAACGACTTGCGATGCACTCGACGTGCGCGA